One segment of Ascidiaceihabitans donghaensis DNA contains the following:
- a CDS encoding TetR/AcrR family transcriptional regulator — MARTAGSHSDITGPRVRTAALQLFAEHGFAAVSMRQIASAVGVQAGALYNYTADKQSLLFDLMKTHMQDVLAAVPDTPHLTPTQQLEAFVRFHIAFHHRRPEEVFIAYMELRNLTPDNFEIIEELRRSYEARLQGILARGIASDDFAVEDAKIATFAVIAMLTGVNTWFKEGGRLSLADVQDQYWHMVRKSVGA; from the coding sequence ATGGCGCGTACGGCAGGTTCACATTCTGATATTACAGGTCCTCGTGTGCGCACGGCTGCCTTGCAGTTGTTTGCCGAACACGGTTTTGCGGCGGTTTCTATGCGCCAGATTGCTTCTGCAGTGGGTGTGCAGGCGGGCGCATTGTATAACTACACAGCTGACAAACAGAGTCTTTTGTTTGATTTGATGAAAACCCACATGCAAGATGTGTTGGCCGCAGTACCTGATACTCCGCACCTGACGCCGACCCAACAACTGGAAGCCTTCGTCCGGTTTCACATTGCGTTTCACCATCGCCGTCCGGAAGAGGTGTTTATCGCCTATATGGAATTGCGTAATTTGACTCCGGATAACTTCGAAATCATTGAAGAATTGCGCCGCTCTTATGAGGCGCGCCTGCAAGGAATTCTTGCACGGGGCATCGCCTCGGATGATTTTGCCGTAGAAGATGCCAAAATTGCCACTTTTGCTGTAATTGCAATGCTCACTGGGGTGAACACCTGGTTCAAGGAAGGTGGGCGGCTGTCGTTGGCAGATGTTCAGGATCAGTATTGGCACATGGTACGTAAATCCGTTGGCGCCTAA
- a CDS encoding homoserine dehydrogenase, with protein MSQPLRLGIAGLGTVGVGVVRIIRQHAELLTARSGRDISISAVSARSKNKDRGIPLDAYAWEDDPVALATRDDVDVFVELMGGSDGPAKAATEAALAAGKHVITANKALLALHGQALAEQAEAANLSLRYEAAVAGGIPVVKALTEGLAANEITRVMGVMNGSCNYILTRMEDSGLNYQDIFAEADGLGYLEADPQLDVGGIDAAHKLAILASIAFGTRVNFDAIDLEGIERVSIEDITAAADMGYKIKLLGVAQMTGRGLEQRMQPCLVPASSPLGQLQGGTNMVVLEGHAVEQVVLRGPGAGEGPTASAVMADVMDIARGFALPVFGQPAHTLKDAKHATSVLPAPYYLRMGLVDKPGALAKITTVLGDAGVSIDRMRQYGHAQTSAPVLIVTHKATRADIDAAIAAMEGTGVLTSAPVALRIEEV; from the coding sequence ATGTCACAGCCACTTCGCCTTGGTATTGCAGGTCTTGGCACCGTTGGTGTTGGTGTGGTCCGCATCATCCGCCAACATGCGGAATTGCTGACGGCCCGTTCGGGGCGTGACATTTCGATATCAGCTGTTTCCGCGCGTTCAAAAAACAAAGATCGTGGCATTCCTTTGGATGCCTATGCATGGGAAGACGATCCGGTGGCTTTGGCCACACGCGACGATGTCGATGTTTTTGTTGAGCTTATGGGCGGATCTGATGGTCCGGCGAAGGCCGCCACAGAAGCTGCACTGGCCGCAGGCAAACATGTGATCACCGCCAACAAAGCGCTGTTGGCGTTGCACGGCCAAGCCCTTGCCGAACAAGCCGAAGCCGCAAATCTGTCCCTTCGTTACGAGGCAGCCGTCGCAGGCGGTATCCCTGTCGTGAAAGCACTGACAGAAGGATTGGCAGCAAACGAGATCACCCGCGTGATGGGTGTCATGAACGGGTCGTGCAACTACATCCTGACCCGCATGGAAGACTCCGGCCTGAACTATCAGGACATTTTCGCTGAAGCAGACGGGTTGGGGTATCTTGAAGCGGACCCGCAATTGGACGTGGGCGGCATTGACGCCGCACATAAACTGGCGATCCTTGCATCCATCGCCTTCGGAACACGCGTTAACTTTGACGCGATTGATCTGGAAGGCATCGAACGGGTCAGCATCGAAGACATCACAGCGGCCGCCGACATGGGCTACAAGATCAAGCTGTTGGGTGTCGCGCAAATGACGGGCCGTGGTCTGGAACAACGTATGCAACCCTGCCTGGTGCCTGCGTCTTCGCCCTTGGGTCAATTGCAAGGCGGCACCAATATGGTCGTGCTGGAAGGTCATGCCGTAGAACAAGTCGTGCTGCGCGGCCCCGGTGCCGGTGAAGGACCAACCGCCAGTGCCGTGATGGCAGACGTCATGGACATCGCACGCGGCTTTGCGCTGCCTGTGTTTGGCCAACCCGCACATACTCTGAAAGACGCGAAACATGCGACATCCGTGTTGCCGGCGCCCTACTACCTGCGCATGGGGCTGGTCGACAAACCAGGTGCCTTGGCAAAGATCACCACAGTTTTGGGCGATGCAGGCGTCAGCATCGACCGCATGCGCCAATACGGACACGCACAAACATCGGCCCCCGTTCTGATCGTCACACATAAAGCGACACGTGCCGACATTGACGCAGCAATTGCCGCTATGGAAGGCACAGGTGTGTTGACATCGGCCCCCGTTGCTTTGCGCATCGAAGAAGTCTAG